TGAGGTCGTCCAATTCTTTCATCACCAGTATCTCGCGAAAAGCCGTTGGCAATTGCTCCAGCGCTTCGTTCACGGTAAGCGCCGCGTTGCGGCGACCGACGATACAGGCGGGGTCGTTGTCGCCCGACTGGCCAGCGGCATCCGTGTGCAGTTCCTCGTCGAAACTGACGGCACTGCGTTCGGCGCGGCCGTCGCGCAAAGAGGTGTAGTGAGTGTTGCGCACAATGGTGAGCAACCAGGCGCGCGCATCGCCGCCACGAAAGCTCGAGGCGAAACGGAATGCCCGCAGGTAGGCGCTCTGCACCAGATCCTCGGCGTCGTGCTCGTTGCGCGTCAGCCAGCGCGCGAGGTTATATGCGGCGTCCAGGTGCGGCATCGCAATGGCCTCGAAACGCGCCTGCGCGTCGTTCCCGTCGTCTCCGATCAACGTACCCATCGTGGTCGCTCCCGGTAAAGGAGACTCGGCGCGGGGCGCGCTTATTCCCGCAACGTCAGAAAAAAATCGCGGCGGCGGGGAATATTTGTGCCCGAATTCGGGTTCTGACTGTTAGATCCGCCCCATATGCCCGACCCAATTATGGCATGGAAGCGGCCTCCATTATTGAACCTGAGCCTGATGAGGCGCGGAGCACATCATGATCGATCGAAGGAATTTTCTGAAATTGGGCGTCGTCGGCGGCGGGGCAGTCTTCATGTCGGGCTTGTTCCAGACGGTGGCAGCAACGCCCAGAGACGACTTCTTTTTCGTGCAGCTGTCCGATTCGCACTGGGGCTACAAAGGCCCTGCCAATCCCGACGCAGCGCACACATTGCATCAGGCCGTGGCGCAGGTCAACGGGCTTGAAGTGCGTCCGGACTTTATCGTCTTCACCGGTGATCTGACGCACACCACGGACGATCCCGTGGAGCGGCGCCGCCGCATGACGCAGTTCAAGGAAATCGTCGCGGCCCTGAACGTCAAGCAGGTGCACTTTCTGCCTGGCGAACACGACGCTTCGCTCGACCAGGGAGCGGCTTTCCAGGAGTTGTTCGGGCCCACGCATTACAGCTTCGATCACAAAGGTGTGCACTTTATCGCCCTCGACAATGTGTCCGACCCGGGCGCGCGCGTCGGCGAGCCGCAGCTGGCGTGGCTGAAGTCCGACCTGGCCACCCAGCGCCCGGATGCCCGCATCGTCGTCCTGACCCATCGCCCGCTGTTCGACCTGGAGCCGAAGTGGGATTGGGCGACGCGTGACGGCGAGCAGGCGATCGCCTTGTTGATGCCTTATCCGAACGTGACGGTGTTCTACGGTCACATTCACCAGGAGAACCACCATATGACCGGTCACATCGCGCACCATTCGGCCAAGTCACTGATCTTTCCCTTGCCGGCGCCCGGCTCGCAGGAAAAACGCACGCCACTGCCATGGGATCCGACCATGCCCAACAAGGGGCTCGGGTTCCGCGAAGTCGACGCGTTGGCGAGGCCTGCTGCCTACCAAATGACTGAATTCCCGATCGGGAGGGGATAAATCATGCAAGGCTCGAGACGGCGCTTTTTGATTGAGGTCCCTTTGACATGGTGTGCTGGATTGATGCTGGCCGGTGCCGTCCATTCCGCGCCGCCGGAGGAGGCGGGAAGAGTGATCAAGATTGAGGCGCGCAAATTTCGATTCGCCCCAGACCTGATCGAACTGAAGGTGGGCGAAGCGGTCGTGCTCGAGCTGACCGCGCTCGACTTCGTGCACGGGTTCAGCATTCCGGAATGGCGGATTCGAACCGACCTTGCGATCGGCCAGCCGGTACGATTACGCCTCCGACCTGACCGGCCCGGAAGGTTCACCTTTTTATGCGATAACTTTTGCGGGAGCGGTCACGAGGAAATGAATGGCAGCATCGTGGTCGCGCCGTGAGGACAATCAAAAAAAAAGGCCGCGTTGATCGACGCGGCCAATAAGAACACCCTTCTTGGAAAACAGCTTGATTATCACCGCTTTCTGTTGCGCGATGCATTACAGAACGGTTAGCAATACCCGATTCGGAAGTCTCCCATTAAAACGCGTACTGCATGCCCGCGCTCAGCGCCTTGATGGTCTGGCCCGGAATATTGTCGCCAGCATCATTGCGCGGCGACGCGATGGCTGTTCCGTGGCCACCGGCACCGAGGGCGTAGTGTGCGCCCGCACCCTGCTTGAGCAGCGCCCCGGTCATATACAGCGCGGTCTGCTTGTCGTAGTGATACTTCATGCCGACGGCGTACATATTGGCCTTGTCGTCGGCAGCGCCGAAGTCGGGACCGCCGGGAGTCTGCCCGGCGTGGGCCCAGGCGGCCATCAGATCGAGGCCATTTCCCAGGTCCTGAACATCGCTGAGGTAATAGCCGCTGCGCGCGCGCTCGTTCAGGCCCGGCGCCACGCCGCCATTGCGGTAGAACTTTTCGTAGACAGCCGAAAGCCGGTTGCCGCGCGCATGGAACGAGACAGCCGCCTTCGCCGCGCTTTCGTTTGACACCACACCGCCATTGTCGGAACTGCGGTCGACCGCCTGATGGCGTTCATAGCTTAGCGTCAGCAGCAGCGGACCTTGCTCGTAGGCGCCGGCGATGCTGTAGGCGTTGGTGAAGGCGCCATCGTTGCACAGCGTCGATCCCGGATCGGGCAACGAACCCGAACTGCCCGGCGTGGCGCCCGAGCAGACCTTTTCCCCCTGCGCGAATGCGTACTTGTCCGAGTCCGCAAGGTTGGCGTATTTCTGGCCCGGCGAATACAGAGCATTGATCGAAAAACCGCTCCATTTCGGCGAGTCGTAGAAAATTGCATGCGGAATGCGCGCGTCGAATTCGGCGCGCAGGTCGCCACCAGTGTTGCCCATGATGGTGTTGTAGTCGCCAATGCTGGAGGCAAACGGATCCATCATCGCGGTGGCGCGCTTATACGGCGTATCGGTCTTGCCGAGCATGATCTTACCGAACGAGCCGGCCAGGCCAACATAGGAATTGCGCGATCCCAGCCCGCTGGTCTCGGTCGGTGTGCCAGACACGTTGACCAGCGTCTCGACCTGCGCGATGGCCTTCAGGCCGCTGCCGCCAAGGTCTTTCTCAGCGCGCACACCGAGGTAGGACAGGTTGCTCGAGACCTGGTTCAGGTGCTCCTTGCCGTTCGAGGTCGCATCCGCGGAGAGGTCGGCGAAGCCGTACAGGGTGACGCTGGCGCCGCCGACATGGGCGGTCAGCGGCTCCGCTGCCGCGCCACTTGGTGCCGGCGCGGGAGCAGGGGCGGGCGTTGCGGCGACGGTGTTGAGCTTATTTTGCAGCGCGACCATTTGCTGCTGCAGCGCCGCCATCTGTTGCTGCAGCGTGGCGACTTCGTCCGACGTAGCGGCGCTGGCGGATGCCGCCATGCCGAACATCGCCGAAACCAAAACCGCGATAGATGTCATCTTCATTGTTGTCTCATCCTGTTATGTGATCGCCGAACTTTTTTCGATGTGCGCGGCCTCGGCCGGTATCCGCAACGCGATCATAGATGGGCCGAACGCGCGTTTTCTTGACCCAAGTTAGGTTCTCCTGAAAAGGCAATTACAAATGCGCAATGCGATGGCAAGACTGAGGAAAGCCCGTGGTTGAGAGCTCCCTGCAACAAGCGGGGAATCAGTGGCGCGGCAGCCGTATGCGCGCTGACAGCCCTGATGCGGTATCTTCAAGTCGCAATTCGCCGCCGTGCACGGTCGCAATCGCATGCACAATCGACAGTCCCAGGCCGTTGCCGGGAATGGCGCGGCTCTTGTCGAGCCGATAGAAACGCTGGACCACCTTGGCGTGCTCGCCGGCAGGTATGCCCGGGCCCTTATCGCGCAAAGTGATCGATGCGTCGGTCGCGTGCAGGGCGGTGCTGACGGTGACCGTCGCGCCGGCGCCGGCGTGCTTGATCGCGTTGTCGATCAGGCTGGCGATCGCCGTGGCGACCAGGTTTCGGTCGGCGAGCACCGGCACCGGCGGCCCCGGTCCGGCGTGCAGTCGCACATCCGCCATTTGAGCGCTGGCATCGAACATGTCGGCCATGTCGAAGGCGACGCGTTGCAAATCGATCGGTTCGGCCGAATGGATGCCGACGCCGGATTCGACTTCGGCGATTTGCAGCAGGCGCTCGAACAGCCGAATCAGGTCGTCGATATCGTCGATGGCGCCGAGCGCAGCGCCGCCGAGCACCTCGACCGACGCCTCGTTACGCAGCGCATCGTCCAGCTTGCCCCGGATGCGCGTTAGCGGTGTGCGCGGGTCAGGGCGATCGCGTTCGACACATTGCGAATGCCTTCCATCAGCTGGCCGATGCGGTCGAGCATGGTGTTGATGTCGCGATTGAGCAAGCCGAACTCGTCGCTGCCCTAGATCGGCACACGGCGCTGCAGATCGCCCGCGCCGATGTCGTTCGCGGCGCGCCGGATATCGCCGATGCGCCGCGCCACCTGGCGCCGGCATAGCAGCGCGCCGAGCACCGTGGACACCAGCGAAAGCGCGGCGCCCTCTGCGAGCGAACGCCACATCATGCGGCCGATCGCGCTGCGCTCGTCGAGATCGTAGCCAATCACGAGCGTTTCGGCGCGCGGCAAGCGCTGGTGCAGAATCCGCGCGTGCGATGGCGCGCCGTTGCGCACCCGGTCGCGGGTCTGGTTGCCGTGGCGTCACTCTCGAGTCCACGCCATTTCTCGAAGTTGGCTGCCAGGCGCTGGCCGCCGCCGTCCAGCAGCAGATAGATTTCCCGGTCGCTGTCAATGCCATCGTTTCACTGGCGCCGGATTTTCTCGGCCAGTTCGTCTGGCGTCTCGCTGGCGAAGCGCTGGGATGGCGTGAGCAGCTTCTCGTCGATGTTCTTGTGCAGAACACCGACCGTACCGAAATAGAACACACTGGACACGGCGACCATCGCTACGATCCCCTGGAGACCGTAGCTGATGACGAGGCGGGCGGCGACCGAACCGGGCAGCTTAAGCATCGACCGGAACGGAGCCTGCAGCGAGGCGGTAGCCACCGCCGCGAACGGTGTGAATCAGCTTTCGGCCGAAGTCCTTGTCGAGCTTGGTGCGCAGCCGGCTGATCTGCACGTCGATCACATTAGTTTGCAGTTCGAAGTGATATTCCCGCACGCCTTCGAGCAGCATGGTGCGCGTCACTACTTGACCCGCATTGCGCATTAATAACTCGAGCTGACGAAATTCGCGCAGTTGCAGCGTGTTCGCCTTGCCGGCGCGCGCCACCCGCATCGTATTCACGTCGATCGCCAGGTCCGCGACCTGCAGGCGCGTGCTTTGCCGTGCCGCTCCAACGCGGCGCAACAGTTTCGATCCGGGCCAGCAGCTCGGAAAAGCCGAACGGCTTTGTCAGGTAGTCGTCCCGCGCCGCCACGCAGTCCATTCACACGCACATCGGTGCTGGCCGGCGCGCTGAGGACGATGATCGGCGTGCGCTTGCCTGTGCGCGCAGCTGGCCGATGAGGGTGAGGCCATCGATCGATCCAGCCAGCATGCGGTCGACAACGATGACGTCCCGGGTTTCGTCCAATGCGTGCTGCAAGCCAATTTCACCGGCGTAGCAGCGGACGGGCGAAATGCCAGCCTCTTGCAGGCCTTTGCAGATATAGCGTGAGGTTTCGACTTCATCCTCAATGACTAGGCATTACATGGTGTTGATTGCTTTCGTTGGAGCGTGCGATACAAGATCGGTGACGGTGCGGATTGCGCCTGTAGAAATGGTAGCGGAGGGATCCTTCCGCCATGTGGAGGAGTGATTGCGACTTGATAATAGCGCTCAAGCGAGGCCAGGGCGTATCGTTCAGCTCGCCTTAGCCGGGACGTTTCAATTCGGTGCTCATCTGGATAAACAGCCGGTCGTCTTTTTTGACCCAGAAATGGCAGTTGTAAAATCCGCGGCAATATTTCACCGCGACTTCCGTCTCCGAGACGTTCATGTAAAAGCTTTTGCCGCGCAGGTAGAGGCGTGGATCGCGCGTCTGGAACGCGTAGCTCCAGCCATCCGGGTTGGCCGCGAGCCAGCGATTCGCGGCTTCCCGCATCGAATCGGCCGCGGCGAGGCTGCGCTCCTGTCCTGCATGCCCGTTCTGGAACACGGTCAGGCGCACTGGTTCGGATGCAGGCAAGCGAAAATTGAATGTGCAGCCGGCAAGCGACATCGTGAACAGAGTTATTCCGGCAATTTTGATCGATGATGCGATAGGCAAATATTCTCTCCTGCACGCGGAGTGCGATGATGTCTCAGTGAGCGCGATCATACCGCATGCCATCGCGACGCAAAGCGCCGGATGATAGCAGTCCAAGATGTCCGCTTGTTCTCCGAATCGTTGCGATTGCGTAATTTTGATGAGGGCTCGGCGCAGTCGTCTTGTCATAAGATAGATCGACCGTAACGCAAGCGAACAACACGCTTTGATCCCAGTCTGTGGAGACTGATCGGCGCAGTAGTAGCATGAAGCATTGTTTGGACCAGAAGCCGAAAGGTGCGCAACCGAAGGAGAGACGCTGTGAAAGCGCTACTGATTGGTTTATCGCTGCTGGTGATCAGCACATCGAGCCGGGCCGGTGAGGAGGCTGACTGCGTGGCCGCGGCCGGCGCCTATCGCACCGGCGTCGTCGTCCAGGGACCGAGGTTCGCGCACGGTCAGTTCCGCAAAGGGATCGAACTCTCGCACACGCACCTGTCGCTGCTGGCCGACCAGGATGGCAAAACCTATGACGTAGCGATCGATAATGTGTTCGCCGCCGGTTTCGATCCCCGGGTTGCTGCGGTGCCGGCGCCGATCAATTCGATTCGCTTGAACGACAAGGTCGAGGTGTGCGGCGCGCTCTACACGAAGGGCTTTGGGCTTCACTGGGTGCATGTGAACTGCGGCGGCACGCCATCGGCGTCGCATCCGAACGGGTGGCTCAAGCTGATCGATCGCAACGGCGGCGCGGGCGCGAACCTGGAAGGAAGCGTGACTTACTGCTCGGTATTTGGCGCGGCGCCCGCAGCTGAAAAATGAGAACGTTTTTCTATGGTTTATAAATGTCCACCGGCAGCAGCATCACCTGCGCCGTGCTGCGATTTTCCCAGCCATGAGAGACGTCATGGGTGGCAATGACGACGTCGCCAGCTTTGTGCGGGATTTCCACGCCATTGCGTACTTCGATTACCGTGCCCTGGAGGATGTATTCGAGCGTGGGCCGGCCCGCGTGGTTATGGACAGGGAGGTGGCCGCCTGGTTCCATGGTCGCGAGGCGCGCGCGAAGCTGGCGGCCGGCGATGTCGTTGATTTGGCCGTTGAGGTCGATGTTGCCCAGCACTTTGGTCGTCACGCCTCGAGGAATGTCAGGCGAACCATTCTGCGCGAACAGAAGGCCGGCAAAGCAGGTGGCGCAGCTGAGCACCGAAATGGCGATGATTGTGCGACGCGCGTGGTGAGGATGCGGCATGGTCTTCTCCTTGTCAAACGGCAGGCGCCCCGATTCAGCCGCCCAAAGCGTGCAGCAAGTTGGCCCCGTTTGGGCTGCCCAAGCCAGTGCACGCGTCCCAGCCGGGCTTCGCTTCATAGGCGCCGATATTTCCCGTCGTGATGTCGCGAAAGGACGCCTTGCTGACCGCCGCGTCGTACAACAAGGGATTGAGAAATCCCACGGGTTTTCCCAGCTTCTGATTCATCAGCGCGATCAGTCCGGCCCACAGAGGAGCGACCGCGCTGGTGCCGCCGAACACGTATTCATGTCCATCGACCCGCACCATGTAGCCGGTGACCGGGTCGGCGTCCGCCGCCACATCGGGCACGCCGCGTCCAACCCGTCCGCCGGGATTGGCCGACGCCGGCACACCGGCCGCAGCCTGGTAGGCGGGCAGCGGGAAAAAGTCGCTGACGCCGCCGCCGCCGGCGCTGCGCAGCGGATCGTCGTTCCAGACGGTCTCGACCCCGGCGGCGGTCAGGCGCGTCCCGCCGCAGCACAGTACGGCCGGGCTGGAGCCGGGAAAGTCGGCATGCGCCAGGCCGTCTGGCTGCGTGTGGTCCGGGTTCTCATCGCCCGAGCCGGCGTCGCCAGCGGCGCAGCAAATCGTCACGCCCAGTGCCGCCGCCGTCTGGAAGGCCTGGTCGAACGATTGCATCGCCTGGGCCGTCCAGTTCTTCTCTGGATTGCCCCAGCTGATCGAGATCACCGATGGCTTGTTGACCGTATCGTGGATCGCCATCGTGATGGCATCGAGGAAGCCCTTGTCCGTGTTCGGCGCAAAGTACACGGCAATCAAGGCTTTCGGCGCGATGGCCGCCGCCACTTCGATGTCGAGCATGACTTCGCCGTCGGCGCTGTTGGCGTTGGTGGGACGGTTTTTGGCGCCATCGACGGAAATGGTTTTGACTTGCGGTACCGGCAGGTTCATCCGCCTGAAATAGGCCTTGATGTCGGCCGAGCGGTAGCCTCCGCCGAGCTCGATGATGCCAATGCACTGGCCCGCGCCGTCCAGGCCCGTCGGAAAGTTGTAGAGCTTTGCCAGCTCGGGCGGCGTGAAGGAACTGGCCGCGGCGCCAGCGCGCATGACTGCCGGCGCCGCGAGCACCTGGAAATGGGGAATGGCGGTCGGCGTGTCGCCAATGCCGAACACGCCTTCGACGATGTCGGCCAGGTCGGCCGGCAAGGTGATCGGCTTGGTGCGGCGCCGCGACACCCCCGAATCGAGCTCGACCTGCTCGACCTCGGTGTCGAATGCGTCCACGAACTGCTGCGCGGTACCTGACAGGAACACGCTGCGGCGGGCCACGCTGGTATCGACCACCACCAGCCCGGCCTGCTGCGCGAAGGCGACGACTTTGGCGATATCGGCCGGATCGGCGCCGTGGGTGGCGGCATACTCCTCCCGCGTCATATAGCTTCGCGCTTGCACGGTGGCGGCGATCGACGCATGGGCCGCGGGAAGCGGCGCCTTGCGACGCAGGCGCACGGTCACCTCGAAACGTTCGTCGGCGGACACGGGGCTTTGGGCGTGTACCCGGGCGACTGCAGCAGGGGCGCTGCCGGAAAGTAGGGTGCGGTTGGGAATGACGGCCATGATCGACACCTCAAGTTCACATTTAAGCGGGACGGTTCAATGACCTTAACGCTTGAACCGACAGTGCCAGCATAAACCCGCGCGCTGGCTCCTCATCATTACGTTTTCATCATCATTGGCTGCTGATAAAGAAATTGGTGACGCCGGCGATGGCATCGGCGTCGTAGGTGGCCGACGCGCCGTCGGGCAGCAACTCAACACGGTCGGTTGCCGGCAGCGGAATCGAATTCAGGTCGACCGGGTTGTTGCCCAGCCCGTGGTTGGAGACGCGCCGTCCGTTGAGCAGCACCAGGGTGTAGTTCGAGCCCAGTCCGCGCAGATTGGCGGTGGAGGGCGCCCGGTCGAGCCGCCGTTGTTTGCCAGCACCGAAGCGCCGAAATTCGCAGGAACCAGGGCGACCAGGTCCTGCGCCGTGGTGGCGCCGGTATGCACGATGTCTTCATGCTTGAGCGTGGTGATCGGCAGCGCGGTTTCCGACGCGGCGCGCCGGATGCTCGAGCCGGTAATTTCTACAGGGGGAATTACCGGCGGACTGCTCCGGCGTAGTCCCACGTCGCTAACGCGCTAGAAAAATGGTATATACAAGTTCAGGCGCGGCGCGTTAAATATACTTCCGACGTGACTGCCAAACATTAAACATTCTTCCCAGGGTACGCCGTGTGCATCGGTCCATTACCACTCGATTACACACTGTTTGTTTTGCGCCACGGAATGTGGAATCGGCGCCGGGAGGAGGTACGATTGTCTTGACGATGCGGCCATGGGAATCGAATGGAGACCATCAGAAAAATTCGCGCCTCGCACTGCTTGCCCATCGCTGTTGTTGGCGCATCGCGCGGCGCGCGCCTTGTTCGATGGTCGGCGCGTGGCAACGGCCTGATCGCGTTTGCAGCGCTCGTCGCCTGCTATCTGCTGCCGGGCATGATCGGCCACGATCCCTGGAAGCAGGACGAAACCTACATAGCCGATATTGTTCGCAACATGCTCGATTCCGGCGACTGGATGGTGCCGACGATGGCCGGCGCGCCTTTCATGGAAAAGCCTCCGCTGTTTTATTGGGTGGCTGCGCTTTGCGTGCGGATGTCCTCGCCTTTCCTGGCGCCGCACGACGCGGCCCGTCTTGCGACGACCCTGTTCCTGGTCGGCACCTGTATCGCGACAGCGATTGCCGTCCGCGCGTGCTGGGACGGCAGGCATGCGAAAGTCGGCGTGCTGGTGCTGTTGTCCTGCCTCGGACTGGAGCGGTACGCCCACCTCATGCTGACTGATTTTGCGATGCTGTTCGGCTTTGGCGTCGCTATCTGTGGCCTGCTGCGCTCCGCACGGTATGGTCAGCACGCGGGACTGATCCTCGGCACTGGCGCCGGGATCGCATTCATGGGGAAAGGGCTGCTCGGCCCCGGCGTCCTCGCATGCAGCGCGCTCATGCTGCCGCTGCTGTTCGTTCAGTGGCGCCGGCGCAGCTACCTGCGCGAGCTTTGGATGGGCTGCCTGGCCGCGCTGCCGTGGCTGACGATCTGGCCCATGCTGTTGCTCGGCCGCTCGCCCGAACTGCTGAAGGAATGGATATGGGCCAATAACATCGGCAGGTTCCTTGGATTTTCGGTGGCCGAACTCGGCGCTGCGCACCCTCCGTGGTTCTGGATAGAGAACCTTCCCTGGATTGCATTGCCTGGCTGGCCGCTGGCGCTGCTCACGCTGTGGCGAAGGCGCGGCGGTGCGATGAACGACCCGGCGATTCAGCTCGCGTTGACGCTGTGCGCGGTCCTGCTGCTCGTGCTCGGATGTTCCGCTTCGGCCCGCGACAACTACGCTTTGCCTATCCTGTTGCCGTTGGCGCTGCTCGCCGCGCCCGCCGCCGAGTCCTTGCCAAGCACGCTGGATCGATGGTGGGCGTGCGGCGCCTGCGCCTTGTTCGGAACAATGACAATCGCGGTCTGGACTGGCTGGACGTCGATGATGGCGACTGGAAGTGTGCCGGATTGGCCGATCGTTGCGAACTACCTGCCTTCGCAGTTTCATCCGGTGTTCGATGCATGGCGATTTGCCGCGGCGCTGGCGGCGACGGCGATACCGCTATGGCTCGCAGCGAGCGCGCGGGTTTTCAGGGGGTATGGGCTACGCTGCTGGTTTGTCGGTTTGTCCGTCACCTGGGCGTCCTTTGCCATCTTGTGGGGGCCATGGATCGACGCCGCCAAGAGCTATCGCAGCGTGTTCGAATCCGTGCGCGAAGCTTTGCCGCCGGGCGTGAAGTGCCTGTCGCAATCGGGCCTGGGTGAAAGCGAGCTTGCGATGCTCCATTATTATCTCGGCATGACGGCAACGCGCGCCTCTTCGCGGCATTGTGGCGCGCTGCTGGTCGAGGGGCCCGCCACGCGAACGCCATCGGTGGAAGCGGGCGGCGCCCAAAGGCTGGTCTGGTCGGGCGCCCGGCCGGGCGATGAGGACGAGCGGTTTTGGCTGATTGTGGAGAGGCGAACAAAACCCGTTGGTGATCTGACGACACGCAGATAGGCGCGCGCGTCCTCCATCAGGGCAAAGGCTCGGTGTCCTTGAAGGACTTCCAGAGAGCCAAGTCGTAGGCGATTTTCAGGCAGCCGCACGCCACCAGGGGAGCGGCGAGCAAGCCGGCAGCGAAAAGGCCGGCGCCAATAACGGGGCGGCGGACGCCATGCTCCTGGGGACGGGGTGAAGCTGGCGGCTGCCGCGCGCTCGGCTGGCGTCACCACCGACATGACGAAGGCGCTGCGCGCCCGCACGTCCATCGACGACAGCGGCGCTCGGACGACCAGCAGCCCCAAGGCAGGCCAGATGGTGGGAGCGAAGGCGGCGCCGATCAGGCAGAGGCTCGCCGGGATGTGCGTGAAGACCATTGTGTTCACCAGGCCGATCCTGCGCGCGAGCGGCGGCGCCGCAAGCTGCGACGCGGCGGCGCAGACCCCGGACCAGAAAAAGAATTGGCCGGCAGACGCCACCGACATGTCGAACCGCTTGAACAGCCAGAGCGCCAGCAGTGCGTTGACGACGAGGCCTCCGGCGAACGAGTCGGCTGAGAAGAGGGCGGCCAGGCGGACGACAGTAGGGCTCGACCGGCCGAGCGGAGTTCGTGGCTGAGGCGCCGCTTCATGGGGGACGGAAAGCGATGGGAAAGCATCCACACCCCGCAGCCGTCCAGGCCATACAGCCCGAAGATGCAGCGTAAGCCATCGACCGCGGAGAGACCGGTTGCGGCCGAAATGTGGGATGGCAGCGCCGCTGCCAAGGCGCCCAGCGCGGACGAAAGCGACCCCAGGAGGCTGTATCGGGCGAATAGGGAAGTGCGCGCGTCGCCGTCGGCGCATTCGGCCAGGCGCGCATGCTCAAGCGGCAGGAATACGCTCGTGTCGCCCGAGCTGGGGTTCAGTGTTACGACGAAGGCGATCGCCAACAGCGGCCAGAACGTCGACGCCATGCTGAATGCGAAGCCGGTGGCTGCCATGAGCGCGGCGGCGCCCAGAATCAGGCGGTGATGGTGCACGCGGTGCCCCCACGCTCCGACGGCCAATGTTGCGCACGCCGACCCGAGCAGCGTGGCCGTCGCCAGCACTCCCACTTCCCACGGCCCCAAGCTCAGGGCAAGCAGGTACGCCGGCAGCAAGACAGCGACATAGCCGTCCGCGAAGGCTCGGAGCGCACGCGCGACCAGAAGCGACAGGGCGGTTGCATGAACGCCTGGCGGGAGAAGCAAGCTGCCCAACATCAGCGCCAGGCCTGGATGCGGTCAGATCGCAAGGGTGAATTATTAAGAATTGGCATAGTTATCAATTTACCGGTCTGGCGAAGGAGTTACGAGCGACACCGACCGTGCCGGCACTCATCGTATCGTAAGGCGCGTCGTCATCGTCCGCGGATACGTTTATCGAGTTTGGCGAGCTCGGATTCGGCGCCTCGGATCAGGCTCGGAACGTGAATGCCCCTGGCCGTGAAATGGCAGCGGAACGGACAGGGCGCATCGGTGTCGTGATTCAGCTTCGCGCACGCCACGACGGCCGGTCCGGTGGCGCGATATACCAGCGCGCCCAAGCCCATCCCCATGATCGGCGCGGTGAAATACAGCCACATCGCGGTCCAGATGCCGCTCGGGAGGGCCGAGCCGACACTGCGCGCCGGGTTCATGCTCATGCCGGAAAACGGCGCTTCGAAGGTGACGAACAGCGCGATTAGCACGCCGCAGATCAGACCCGTGTAGCGCAT
This window of the Massilia sp. R2A-15 genome carries:
- a CDS encoding glycosyltransferase family 39 protein, which gives rise to METIRKIRASHCLPIAVVGASRGARLVRWSARGNGLIAFAALVACYLLPGMIGHDPWKQDETYIADIVRNMLDSGDWMVPTMAGAPFMEKPPLFYWVAALCVRMSSPFLAPHDAARLATTLFLVGTCIATAIAVRACWDGRHAKVGVLVLLSCLGLERYAHLMLTDFAMLFGFGVAICGLLRSARYGQHAGLILGTGAGIAFMGKGLLGPGVLACSALMLPLLFVQWRRRSYLRELWMGCLAALPWLTIWPMLLLGRSPELLKEWIWANNIGRFLGFSVAELGAAHPPWFWIENLPWIALPGWPLALLTLWRRRGGAMNDPAIQLALTLCAVLLLVLGCSASARDNYALPILLPLALLAAPAAESLPSTLDRWWACGACALFGTMTIAVWTGWTSMMATGSVPDWPIVANYLPSQFHPVFDAWRFAAALAATAIPLWLAASARVFRGYGLRCWFVGLSVTWASFAILWGPWIDAAKSYRSVFESVREALPPGVKCLSQSGLGESELAMLHYYLGMTATRASSRHCGALLVEGPATRTPSVEAGGAQRLVWSGARPGDEDERFWLIVERRTKPVGDLTTRR